The sequence below is a genomic window from Scophthalmus maximus strain ysfricsl-2021 chromosome 19, ASM2237912v1, whole genome shotgun sequence.
AAACATGCCACTCAAAAATAGTGTTTTCATTACACAgccatcaaatatttacaatgCTTTCTTTTTCTCGCTGGGCAGTTTGACAAAAGGGCATTATGTGAACAAGCTGTGGCTGGCATGGCAGCAATGGCTCTTGTAATAACCGCGTTCACAGGAAAATGGAAACAAACCACATCTACGAGCAGGAGATAAACAATTGAAACCTTCTGATATTGGTTTTATCTGCTCCACAGATCTCAGCCAGAAAAAGGAAAGCATACTGGTTTTCTGAAAGTACTGTAGTACTGAATTGTGCTGAACACAAATACTTAAGATGTAGATGTCACTGACTAAAACAAATTCACATAACAATGAAATTGTTAATTTgctgagaaaataaagaatcaaCAACATTTGTAGTAATAAATTCATCAGATGTCTTTTATTAAGTAAAAATGGCAACGATTTTCTGGTTTCCAGCCTCTCAAATGTGATAATTAGCTGCTTCTCTCTGGTTTATCTTTTCATATAATGTATATCTTTGGGGTGGTTTTTctcctgaaaaacaaataatttaatttaaagtcaAGTTTAAtatctttaacatttttatcaacaatattatcaaaaaattgtgatttttttttatatgttaactatttgtttttatcaataaattattttatttgataataCTGCTTACATGCTTTATTGAGTTTTAAGCAATAAACAACTCAACACACTGTACACCCACCCCAGACAGCTGCACAGCACATctaacaaaaacaataataaaaagagagaaaataaaaatttaaaaaaacatgacattaaacCTAAATAGACTCCAAATTAGATTGTAGGTTAATCAAATTACAACAAACAGGCAATtaaacaaagcatttttttggTCCGCTACATGTATGTGAGTTAAAATCAAACATCTTCTTATATCTGCAGGTATATATTTTCAGTATATCAGCCGTTTATATCTAACATGCATTTCCTATCCTCTGCCAGGAGCTGTGGCCTCCATGTTCTGGGTCGACGCAGAGCTCGGCAGTGACATCTATTTGGATGGTAAGATATTTGTAACGACACGCAACTGTTTGTCCTCGACGTCTCTGTTTATCTGCACCACTTAGTATGATTTCTCTGATATCGTCGGTCTGTGCCATGAAACCTAAAAGGAACACTTCATTCTAGCGCTGCCATTTAAAAGCATTGTGCTGCTATAATGTTATAATTCAAAGGGTATAACACTTAACATGAGACCGATTAACTTTATAAATTCCAACATAAAATCAAGCTTTCCTTGCAAATAACTCTTTGGATTAAGGACTGATGATAGTTCTAGTGGGGACAATATGGCTAAAAGTCAACATGTTGACTCCAGTGCAATTTCAAGACACATTTTTGTGACTTTCCCAAATGTTGCCTGACTTGTTGGTAGGGAAGACGTGCTTTATTtatctgctttgtgtgtgtatgcatgaaTGGTGTCTCGCTCATCACACCAAATACTCAGCTGCTCGCTCTATTGTGACAGGCTAGTGGACCCAAAGTATACTTCAAATAGCCGAGAAAGTCGTAGAAGCAATCGGACAAAGACTAAACACCAAAAGGCAACTGCGGTGCCAAACGAAATGTGCACAAATTGTGGTACTGACTCATACTCACCAATCCCCAATAACTTGTACATTTTGTTCACCCAAGGCATCGTCACCGTCATTGATGCCAAGTTTGGACTGCAGGTATGTACTTGCTGTAATGGTTATTCATTCATGAAATGCTGATTCATGTGTAGTGCAGAAACGGTTAATAAAATGGATGtgttcatgaaaataaaataaaatggcaatAATTTAAATTGTTGATTAATCCATTAAAGTCTTCTCTTAAGCAAAAAGGCTCAACATTGCCTGGCCCCACTTTCCCTAATGTGAAAATTTGCTACTTTTCCTGgtctctctttgtgtcagtTTAAAGTCACTTTTTGGGATATTCTCATacgtattttttttccatttttctgatatttgatATGCTCCTTTAGTCATTTTGTATATAAAAAACACTATTGGAAAATGTTCAGtctagaaaataataatttcttgaATCCCTAATCATATTTGTAGTATTTGCTCCAGAGCACCaacattagaaaaataaatgttgggAATCTAAAGCCAAAATAAGCAGTTAAACTTACGAGACTGTCCGTATACCCCCAGcggcacacacactcgcgcccTGCTCTCCCCACGGTGTTTAAAAGGAACAGGATAAGTGACACCTAGATAATGGGCTCTAATTTGAAGGTGTCATGCACAGTGAGGTGACACATTTCATGGCCTAGGTGCTGTTCCGTCGTCTGAGTGGAGAGAGGCAAGATGGAGGTAATcctgacagagaggaggagaggataaCTCATAGTGAAAGAGTAATTGATATCGGAGATGTGAGCATTGTAATAGGACTGTCACATctgctccccttcctctcccctcatctGTCTCGTGGAATATCCGTCTGTCTGAGCGATTTCAGATTCACCTAAGCCCTTGGCCTCACACCGTCTGAAAGGGCCTTTGTCTCTTGTCGCAGAGGTCGTTGAATAAAGAGCAGAAATCGgtcaatcaatttttttttttgtcatttattccTTCAGAGTTGAAGCTGTGGCGAACTCAGGCAGTGAACGGTTTGTGTCAGATTGACACTCAGGGGTCAGGATCCAGATTAATGCAAGATATTAAagatatcagatattaaactgttTTGGAATATGCCACATTGGCAGGGCACCAACACTATGAAATGGGATCTCTTGTGGAAAGTCACTTTAGTTCACAAAGGTTAAATACGAGCACTTCTATCAATCAATTTATCCGTCACATTTTATAGTTTCAACCGTTCACtgatatttcaatgtttttccaaaatgtgcCCAAAGTTGGAAATCCATATGGTCAGCATGAGCAACTATGTACtttgaagtgggtttttttgtcttaaattgAGCGCATGTGTAAGTTATGtccacttttcttctttctgtagCAACTAACAGAGGACAAATCAGAGGGACTCGTGAATGAAGCGGTCaggtatgtttaatgtatgttaGAGGCTTTGGAGGTAACTTTGGACAGAGCctgggaagttttttttccccccctgttttTGAGCTAAGTTCACATGAGTTGATATTCATTTGGCAACAAAGCAAAAGTGTGCATTACCCAAAAAATGGGAAATTATTTCAGTAAATCCACCAAAACCGGTCCCATAACTTGCTGCTGACCGTTTGCCACCCATCTGTGTCTCCCCCCGGACGTCTCTGTTTGTCCCTTCCATCAGCTgtatggtggtggtggtgttgttgttgaacaaaTACACCGATGAAGAAAGACCGGTTGCATGACCCTTTGCATTCtttatctttgtttgtgttttcacctcTAAACCAAACAGCACTCGGCTCCCATTTGAGTTTGGCATGTGATGCCCACTGCCACCCACGAACACTtctacacattcacacagaatgAACAATTTGACACGGCGGTGACGTCCTGTCTCTAGCggattcatgtgtttttttgttgtttttttctcaatcttgattttaaagttttgttgGCGTCGTTTCTCTGCTGTTGGTGGTTTGTAAATATTGAAGAGCATGTTCCCTTGCCAAATAAACaacatgttgtgtttcatttctttccagACAGATCGCTCTCGCTGACTTGACTATTATCAACAAGACAGACCTGGTTGATGAGGAGGAACTGAACCATGTCAGAGACACCGTCAGGTCAACATTTTATACTTTATGTTGCTGCTTCATATCTGCTTTCGTTGTTGTTATAAACCTGCAAATTCATGATGCCaagtttcaacattttttttctttcacctcaGATCAATTAATGGTCTTGTCAAGATTCTAGAAAGCCAGAGATCAAGGCAAgcttctaattttttttcccccttcctgaAAAAACACTTGATCATTTTGTGTGATgaggttctgtttttttttctgcggccCAGTCCGTTGTCTTTGTTTAGTGGATGAAATCCAcgtgctgctcctcctcagatCTTTATATCAAAGATGAAGCAGTTCAGGCGTGACATTGCTCATGAGAACCCCccaacactcacacacgtataaatacacaaactggCGCACCCTGAGTAAACACCAAACCTTCAAATGGTGTCCAGTTACCCACAAGTCTTTTCTCTTTGACCCCGGGCCTTGAAGCCAACATGCTTTGGGTACGtgcaagtatgtgtgtgtgtatatgcaccCTTTGTCTTagcatgttgtgtgttgttggaCCCAGGTAGCATCTGGCTAACACAAGCAGTGTGTTTCAAAGGTTGGGGTGTGTTTCAGATCTGCTCTGCTCCCCCCCAGAGTGTTCAGACCAGGGTGAGCAGATGAAAGACACCGTGTAGCGAGGGGTTAATCGGAAAAACATTCCCACACCTTTTTTGCTTAAGTCGTTTCACTTGGTTCACCTTAATGTTATCTTTAGCCAATTTGCAGCAAATGCTGGAATGTCTGGCTTAAAATATTACCCACCATGGTGTGAGTtggattttaaattaaactgggggaaaaacgTAAAAAAATAAGCAGTGATCTTCTTCCTCAGGGTGGATCTCTCTGAAGTCCTGGATCTGCATTCCTTTGACAGTAAGGATGGAGCAAAGTGAGTTGGCGTTGTCCCTCTTTAAGTCTTGtgcacacaaaatgtatttcgTCTGAATATAATTGTCTAGGAcctgactttgaaaaaaacaaaaaacatttcttttcaagcCTAATAtcaatttgatatttaaatgttttagagGATTAATTGcaatatattcctttttttttaagaaattaagcaaacatgcaaaaaaatagaGGACACGTTACTTCAGAGCTTTATCAGTGGAACAATCTTGTAATGGAGGGGGTAGATAGTCAGACAGTGGAGATAGTCAGAGAGCCGGATCGATTTCTGTGTTAAAGGCAGAGACGGGCGTTGTTGTATCACACGTCTCTGATTCTGCTGCTATCATTCGTTATCAGACGATATGGGGCCGACGATATGCCAGCTCTGTTCGGTTCAGTCTAAAACAAGCAAAGTTTGTGCAATGACAGGTCTTCGTAACGGCAGTGAACGGGCTCCTGAAACAGGCTCAAAATCCAGCTCCGCAAacggtgaaagaaaaaatggcCCTGAAAAAAATCCCAAGATGTAGCACTACTCCGAACATAACAACAGAttgaaaatcaaacacaacTGGCAGATGGTTTTGTGCTCCACTTTTGCACAGATACACTGCCCCTGATTTTGTTGTTtagatgtatttaaaaatgaactaaaaCATTTGGTGTGTTATTGTCTAGACTGCATTTTCGAAACCAATCCCAGTACCGATATCCAAGAACAATCCTTTTATGAGGACATATTGAACATTTTCTCATATACTGTTTCAGCCCAAATTTCTTACACGTGAGGGAAATATTATGATATTTCGAACTTGTTAGTGGTCTCTGGTTGACAAACTATGTAATGGTGACACTTCAACTGAATTCAGACACTATTAAAAGTTATAAATGGATATCGACCTTGCCAACGTACAGTACCACTGACGTTGTATTTTGAAACTTGCAGGGAAAGATCAAGAACTTATTTTGACCTCATCGACGGCCTTTGTTGTGACTCTGTCTGAACTGTGTACCCGGCGGCCTTTGATACTATTGCTCACCGTGTTTCTCTCTAATTAACAGACTCTCTTTATTGAGCGTCCCCCTGTTGCACCACAGGGTGGTCATCATATTGTATCCCCTGTAGAATGTCATTCTCATGAATAGAGTCGGTGTTCATCCCTTCATGTGAATGAACCGGGCCGCGGTGTTAAAGCTCTCTTACATGCCCTCGGTCAGTGTCTCTGAGACCAGCTGCAGAGGATTAGAGCCGTGTGTGTCCACTGACTCCCGAGGTATCCCCCATGTCCCAACACACTGCTCCTTTGCCCCTGCCTTTGAGAGTCCaggcccctcctcccctcgATCCCATGCTGGCTGTTTGAAGCGGCCCCCCGCCGCTCTGCCTGTGTGGTACTAACAGCACGCAGGGCTCGAGCTGCTGGACACAACATTTAGCCTCCTTGTGAGGTCTGATGGGGAGAACAAGGGGCTGTAGTTTATTTGGGGGTGGCGGCGAGTGTTTTGTAGGATTTAATTGCCATTTCTAAAGTTTTCACAAGTCCATTCAGAGTTGTGTCATTAAGCACTGATACAGAAcactttgtgttacattgtgagaaacacacaaagaaaaaatgggaTGATCCAAAATGGTATAATCCACTCTTCTTCTGCAGAAAAGACGAAAGACGTGGAGAAAATCCATTTCAAAAGTGCTCAAGTACTTTCTTTTTGTACTTACATTGTGCACTGttcgttagggttagggtcattatatttaacctttatttaaccatGAAAGCCTCACTGATTATAGAACGATTTTACAATAGGCAGGCAATAACAATGAGCTGCAGATAAACTATGtaaaacagcaaacacaaaatacacaaaacaggGCTATTATGATAGGAAAAATACAGTTTCTAAAACAATCAGGTAAAAGATTTTATCCTAAAACAAAACCTAAATGGAAGCTTAAAACAGCATCTCCCAAGCTTTTACATTTGTGAGCCTTGActactttggaaaaaaatggcagaaatatGTCACTAACTGTTTATAATCATGTGACTTCtgatttatctatttattttaaattcatattacTCCGTCTTGGGGCTTCGGAGACCCAGGATTATAACCACAAGCCAAAAGACAACAAGAGTTGTCTTAAACCATAATGCTAACTATCACCAATCCAAAAAAATAACTTGTCAATGTATAATAATTCTTAAATACTCCCATCAGCAGCCAGAGCCGGGAGGACACAGCACTTAAAGATTTCATCactatgccattttatttagaaaatccCTGGATGTTGCAGTGGTCAGTTCATCATGACAAGGTGCACTACAGCTgacacatttatacaaaaaaatcttatttaacaaattatttaatactttaatttaaaagtttttaaattaattttgctTTCTGCTTTTGAGATAAAGTTCTTTTGAGCCTTTTGAAGTGAAAATGACTGATGATGTGtggaatgaaaatcatttttctcctctgaaaGTCTGGCAGAGAAGCTCCAGCTTGTGAAACCCACAAAGCCTCATCTCGACAAGGTATTGTTCCTCTGCTCTGAACTGTTTCACACGTCTTCACTCCCTGTACCAACTCTCTTTaggttttccttgttttgtttgctaatttttttcaacacatcATTTCCTACAGActaaaggaggggggggggatgcattCTCCTGAGGCTAAAGTTGTGCCTTGCATCCCCCCTGGCTGTGACACTGTAGTGAAAACTCCCTCCctgctttggtttttttgtgttgagatCAACTTGAGGCTTTTGATGTTTTCTTGTTACACTACAAATGGATGCAGTCTCGGCTATACATGGCAGCACGGACACCGGTTCGCTGTAGACGTCAGTTGACTGAGCGCACTGTGTTGGCTAGACTGACCAGAGTCTTGGCTCCTTGTTATGGCTTTCCAGTTGTTGGAATTGAATCCAGATGTCATAAATTGTCGTATACAGGCTGTGTTTCACCAGATGATTAGCAACTGAATGTCCGATATGAAAAGGGAAACCACATGTTGACCATTTTCATGAGAAAAGATGCAATTCATccccaaaacaaataatttatgTCAAGTTCTTTTCCACAGAGATATgaattgtaaaaataattatatttatttcagtattGGTCTCATACCATTTCTCCTGATATTTTCATCAGACCGTGAAGCAAATTACAATTaggccttgttttgtttgtgctttatAACCATGAACTTTTATCACAGgatgaggagagatgagggCTGTTTGTGTGGGCAAATAATGGCATTGTTGTCTGTTTTCTCCAGGTTCCCTTTCCCGCATGAAGCTCAACGCCCCCccagacccccctccccccgttcTTCCCCATGTTGCTCTTTTCATGTAAATGAGAGGGCTGTTTTCTGTTGTTATACCAAATGACAAGGAAGTGTGTAACCTTAACACTTCAACACAAAACCCCCAAATATCTGCAAAGTGCTCTTTTAATGCTGTAAGGAAGTttagagaggtgtgtgtgtgtgtgtgtgtgtgtgtgtgtgtgtgtgtgtgtgtgtgtgtgtgtgtgtgtgtgtgtgtgtgtgtgtgtgtgtgtgtgtgtgtgtgtgtgtgtgtgtgtgtgtgtgtgtgtgtgtgtgtgtgagaaatagaGCGAGGTGCCGTTGCTGGGAGTTGTGGGTTTTCACACAGTCATTGACAAAGTCATCAGCCGGGGCGTAAAAAACACGTCTTTTGTTTAATGTTCATTATGACTTTGCTAATTTTCAGAAAtatatgttaaaatgtaaataaatgtcatcAGTGAATCTCACTCAGGGCGTGAAAATGGTATAACTTCAGGTACTTGTACTTAACTTAAGTATTCGGTTTCATGTTATTTCATACCTCTACACATACGGAAATATTCTAATGTTTACTCTATTACTCTAATCTAACTGCTTAAGTACGTGTTACTTTTTCGATTGAGAATTTATACTGAAAAAGCATATATCATCTTATGTGTTCCTGAAGATTGAACTGTACCCAAAAGTTTATCAAATTGATCAAATTAGCTCTGCCATGAcaacatcaaaataataatattataacaatatatatgGTGTATATGAAAAAATCCAATACTTTGAATGGGCCATTTTCCATAACAAGTACTTACTTATGTTTGATACTTTAGTGTACTTTGTTTGTACAATGCTTTTAcccaaagcaacttacaaatGGGGGAACACACTTTTCACTCAGAGTAAAAGATCTTAATATTCTAATACTACTTTGAAAGCCTAATATTGAAAAGAACCATGGTTTTTAAAACCATTAAATGTCCAATTTCTTGTATAAATTCCAATTATTTCTGATTGGtgttttatgtcattttcaGAGCATTTTAACTGCGACCTTTGAAGTGGCTGGTGATCTCTCTGAGAACGCCTTGAATCTTTTCATCCAGGTACAGACACTGAATCATTGAGCTCCTGCTTCCATTATTGCTTTGGAAAGTAAACACCCATTTTCCTCCGTTTCAGGATCTCTTATGGGAAAAGatgttcaaaaacaaagaagggcAACCCATGACCGTCATCCGGTTAAAGGTACAATAGAGCACAGTAGTCACCCCTAGAGTTGGCAGAGATCAATAACGGCCGCTTTATTATCTGTATTAAGCAGTTCTTACCACGTCATTCACCATGGGTTAATGTGTCACTCGTGACTTGtgacttgtgtgttttcagggcaTAGTATCATTTGCAGGTAACGCCCACCAAGTGATGCTGCAGGGGGTCCACGAGCTGTACGAGCTGAATGAGACTCCACAGCTCTGGGAGGAGAACCTGCGGATTAACCGACTGGTCTTCATtggtgaagacacacacacttctttcaCATACTCACTTTACATAATTCTTAAACACCACTGTAGAGGTGTAGCCGGTTTCAACGAGTTGCTTTACGTTGATTAAAATGGCTTTTGATGAGAATCTTCTGTTAAAGTTGTAGCgaaatacaaaaatgttcaCTAAATGTTGGTGGTTCGTCAACATTAAGTTACAACTTTCAACGTTTTGTATATTTCTGATCCATGAAGTTTTCAGTGAAACATGAAGTTTACACACTTTTTTTACAGGTTTATAATTTTCTAGAAAATATCTCTTTAAAAATTCCCAGCAATTTTTCCTggaaagtttttaatatgatatagACTAATTGGAAAATAGAGACGGTTCAGTCTTTATTTTAGTTTGCTAGTCATTACACAGCAGGTCAgtggaaaatgcaaaaatgtgaaattggTCCTCACACTAtatctttgtttgtctgtgttcatAAAGTCACACCATGTCAGTGCTCACTCCTCTCCTATTTGCAGGAAGGAACCTGGACAAGGACGTTCTGCGGGAACAGTTCATTTCCAGAGTGGTGccggaggcagagagaaattagCCAGAAGATCTTCTCTTTGCTGAGCCAGGAGCAGAAGCTGTGGCATTTGGCCATCCATAAATCTGGGACTGTGTTTCAGATGTTAATTCCTTTCCTTCATGAGGATGAGGTATGTCAGGGGACGGCTATGGTTGCTGTGGTGATCAAGTTTTCAGTCGCGATAATCCATCACACAACCACCTCTGAAAGCTACAGTAAGAGTCTTTATGTTGCTGTAGTTCCTAAGCTAAGTGCGGAGGGATGCGTGATCACACCATTACACTTATCAAACACGGCCGCTATAATTAACCCctcaaatcatttttaaagaagGCTTTGTAAAATTTGCAATTTATGAGCTTTGGGAGCCCGAAGTGTGTTGGGGGTTGCAAATACTATGATGCACATACTGTCCCAAGTCTGGTACAAGACTGTACTTTGTGAATGAAGCTGCTTTGATCATGTTTCCAGCTTTTAACTTCTCGTATTtctgaattatttaaaataaacagggtttttttttctgaaaattcTGTAATTGTTTTGACAAacctaaaataaataatgaatgtgtatgttttaAAAGTTGGAGACTGTTAATATAACTACAAAGTGCTCAACAAAGTGGCTGATTCACGGTGATACTCGACAAAGTGTGAAAAGGGCGTCCAGCAGGATTAACATCTTAGCTTTCATTGTTTAGAAATGCATACAAAGAGTTCCTCACGTTTCTTGATTAGAATAATGTGTTAGTAAAGCAATACTGGTCAA
It includes:
- the cbwd gene encoding COBW domain containing; the protein is MDEDDDCPELVPIEPGAPAEQIPVTIITGYLGAGKTTLLNYILTEQHNKRIAVILNEFGEGSALEKSLAVSQAGELYEEWLELRNGCLCCSVKDNGLKAIENLMEKKGKFDYILLETTGLADPGAVASMFWVDAELGSDIYLDGIVTVIDAKFGLQQLTEDKSEGLVNEAVRQIALADLTIINKTDLVDEEELNHVRDTVRSINGLVKILESQRSRVDLSEVLDLHSFDSKDGANLAEKLQLVKPTKPHLDKSILTATFEVAGDLSENALNLFIQDLLWEKMFKNKEGQPMTVIRLKGIVSFAGNAHQVMLQGVHELYELNETPQLWEENLRINRLVFIGRNLDKDVLREQFISRVVPEAERN